The following proteins are co-located in the Pedobacter sp. FW305-3-2-15-E-R2A2 genome:
- a CDS encoding glycoside hydrolase family 27 protein, protein MIHKTIFYRLILTLILAPCFLYAQEPSPHPKTPMMGWSSWNNFRVDISEQVMKAQADAMVLTGLKKAGYNFINMDDGFFGGRNEKGELLVHSKRFPSGMKALADYIHGKGLKAGIYSDAGINTCASIWDKDTIGVGSGLYGHDEQDLNLMLKTWGYDFIKVDWCGGEKLGLDEEMRYTQIANHIKKIKKEALFNICRWQFPGKWAIEIADSWRISGDINNKFESILNIIDKNADLWKYSSPGHVNDMDMLQVGRGMSYEEDKSHFSMWAMMNSPLLLGNDLRTISKETLSLVTNAEVIALNQDKLGYQARRLKKSGELEIWAKPLVSTMSGLVAVTLLNRSDKSASIDLHMESLGFDLSHNYTIRDLWKHKDYPATKSTTQNFELPAHGVITLKIKGKLIPFNIFQSEK, encoded by the coding sequence ATGATCCACAAAACCATTTTCTACCGACTGATCCTTACTTTAATCCTCGCCCCCTGCTTCCTCTACGCGCAAGAACCATCTCCACATCCAAAGACGCCAATGATGGGCTGGTCCAGCTGGAATAATTTCCGGGTAGACATCAGTGAACAGGTGATGAAGGCCCAAGCTGATGCGATGGTCCTTACCGGACTTAAAAAGGCCGGTTATAATTTTATCAATATGGATGACGGATTTTTTGGAGGTAGAAATGAAAAAGGAGAACTGCTGGTACATAGCAAACGTTTTCCTTCCGGAATGAAGGCCCTTGCAGATTACATCCATGGTAAAGGACTTAAAGCAGGAATATATTCAGATGCGGGCATCAATACCTGTGCATCGATATGGGATAAGGATACGATTGGAGTGGGCTCCGGACTTTATGGCCATGATGAACAGGATTTAAACCTGATGCTTAAAACCTGGGGCTATGATTTCATTAAGGTCGATTGGTGTGGTGGCGAAAAGCTGGGCTTAGATGAAGAGATGCGTTATACACAAATCGCAAATCACATTAAAAAGATAAAAAAAGAGGCTTTATTCAATATCTGTCGTTGGCAGTTTCCGGGAAAATGGGCGATTGAAATTGCAGATTCCTGGCGGATCTCCGGCGATATTAACAATAAATTTGAATCCATTTTAAACATTATAGATAAGAATGCAGATCTATGGAAATATAGTTCTCCCGGTCATGTGAATGATATGGATATGCTGCAGGTTGGCCGTGGCATGAGCTACGAAGAAGATAAATCACATTTCAGTATGTGGGCCATGATGAACTCTCCACTATTACTGGGCAATGACCTGAGGACAATTTCCAAAGAAACGCTGAGCCTGGTTACCAATGCAGAGGTCATTGCTCTCAATCAGGACAAGCTTGGCTATCAGGCACGCAGGTTAAAGAAATCCGGAGAACTGGAAATTTGGGCAAAACCATTGGTTTCGACCATGAGTGGGCTGGTTGCCGTAACCTTGTTGAACAGGTCGGACAAAAGTGCTTCAATTGATCTCCATATGGAAAGTTTGGGCTTTGACCTCAGCCACAATTATACGATAAGGGACTTATGGAAACATAAAGACTATCCTGCAACGAAAAGCACAACACAGAATTTTGAGCTTCCTGCACATGGTGTCATCACGTTGAAAATCAAAGGAAAATTAATTCCTTTTAACATCTTTCAATCCGAAAAGTAA